A single window of Helicobacter colisuis DNA harbors:
- a CDS encoding TatD family hydrolase, translating into MQLCDTHCHLDDKRFKEDFEAILDRARNAGITRFIIPAAHPEDLSRACELAHKYEEVYFASGLHPNYAYLYDENFLKQFLEDEKCIAVGECGLDYYCLEEALAQSRLGSIEELKQIQKKVFIAQIQLAIAYKKPLIVHIRDASADSLEILRTYCNELVGGVLHCFNADFQLLSLAQKGFYYGIGGVLTFKNARKLVEILPKIPVESLLLETDAPYLTPHPHRGKRNEPSYIPLVLEKMSEILNLSKESLVGIINQNTKTLFGI; encoded by the coding sequence ATGCAACTTTGCGATACACATTGTCATTTGGATGATAAAAGATTCAAAGAGGATTTTGAAGCTATTTTAGATCGTGCTAGAAATGCTGGAATCACTCGCTTTATTATTCCAGCAGCGCATCCAGAGGATTTGAGTAGAGCGTGTGAGTTAGCCCATAAATATGAAGAAGTTTATTTTGCAAGTGGGTTGCATCCAAATTATGCCTATTTGTATGATGAGAATTTTTTGAAGCAGTTTTTGGAAGATGAGAAATGTATTGCAGTGGGTGAGTGTGGGCTTGATTATTATTGCTTAGAAGAAGCACTAGCGCAATCAAGGCTAGGGAGTATTGAGGAGTTAAAACAAATTCAAAAGAAGGTTTTTATTGCACAAATTCAATTGGCTATTGCTTATAAAAAGCCTTTAATTGTTCATATTAGAGATGCTTCAGCAGATAGTTTAGAGATTTTGCGAACCTATTGTAATGAATTAGTAGGCGGAGTTTTGCATTGCTTTAATGCAGATTTTCAGCTCCTTAGCCTTGCTCAAAAAGGCTTTTATTATGGAATTGGAGGGGTTTTGACTTTTAAAAATGCTAGAAAGTTAGTGGAAATTTTGCCTAAAATCCCAGTAGAATCGTTACTTTTGGAAACAGATGCGCCTTATCTTACGCCTCATCCACATAGGGGCAAGAGAAATGAACCTTCTTATATTCCCCTTGTATTAGAAAAAATGAGTGAGATTTTAAATCTCTCCAAAGAGAGTTTGGTGGGGATAATTAATCAAAACACTAAAACACTTTTTGGGATTTAA
- a CDS encoding EscU/YscU/HrcU family type III secretion system export apparatus switch protein, with translation MPLPLSQKAVALAYEQNKHRAPKVLAKGEGLIAQKIIEKAKEYDIPLFQSKALVDSLIHLEIDEEIPPELYKAVVEVFIWLYKTEQKTQMSHS, from the coding sequence ATGCCTTTACCACTTTCTCAAAAAGCCGTTGCTCTAGCTTATGAACAAAACAAACACCGTGCTCCAAAAGTCTTAGCTAAAGGTGAAGGACTAATCGCTCAAAAAATTATTGAAAAGGCTAAAGAATACGATATTCCACTTTTTCAAAGCAAGGCTTTAGTAGATTCGCTTATTCATTTAGAAATTGATGAGGAAATTCCACCTGAACTTTACAAAGCTGTCGTGGAAGTATTTATTTGGCTTTACAAAACTGAACAAAAAACCCAAATGAGTCATTCATAA
- the ribE gene encoding riboflavin synthase, with product MFTGLVREFGEVLGFQQNILTLKAKHRPKIGDSIAVNGTCLTAIEIFNNGFSVELSEETQSHIALESYQGLVHIEPALRLQDRLDGHLVQGHIDGIGKIIKIIPHAIGIDFFITTNRDILALCIPKGSIAINGISLTINEVLDDSLRLTLIPHTIQNTLFGQYSVGTKVNIETDMFARMVQHFLSNKKDSNLTWEKVDRILGSY from the coding sequence ATGTTTACAGGCTTAGTTAGAGAGTTTGGGGAAGTGCTTGGATTCCAACAAAATATTCTCACACTCAAAGCAAAACACCGCCCAAAAATCGGAGATAGCATAGCAGTTAATGGCACTTGTTTAACGGCTATAGAAATTTTTAACAATGGCTTTAGTGTAGAATTAAGTGAAGAGACACAATCACATATTGCTTTAGAATCCTATCAAGGCTTAGTGCATATTGAACCTGCTTTAAGATTACAAGATAGACTTGATGGGCATTTGGTGCAAGGGCATATAGATGGGATAGGAAAAATTATTAAAATCATTCCACATGCCATTGGTATTGATTTTTTTATCACCACCAATCGCGATATTTTAGCGCTTTGTATTCCTAAAGGTAGTATTGCAATTAATGGAATTAGTCTTACTATTAATGAAGTTTTAGATGATTCACTACGCCTTACGCTCATTCCACATACAATCCAAAACACCCTCTTTGGGCAATATAGTGTCGGAACAAAAGTGAATATTGAAACAGATATGTTTGCAAGAATGGTGCAGCATTTCTTATCCAACAAAAAAGATTCTAATCTTACTTGGGAAAAAGTTGATAGAATCCTAGGGAGCTATTAA